TGTCCTCGAACGCCTCGCTCGCCAAGGTTGCCTCCTGTCTGGGTGCCCCCGACACTTAGGCGTCAACGCCCGAAAGGTCCAGCACCGTGCCGTCGCGGCTTTTCACCGACCTGCGTTTGGGCTAACCCGGAGGCAGATCAATCGCCTGGAGGAGCCCATGCGCGCACCGCTTCTGATCATCCTTGTCGCTGCGCTGACGCTGGGCGGCTGCGCCAGCGTGCGCGAGTCCCGTCTCAACCCGTTCAACTGGTTCGGTGGCGCGACCGAGGAGCGGGTGACCGAAACCCCGCGCCAGGTGGTGGTGACGGACCCGCGCGGGCTTGTCGACGAGGTGGTCGACATGTCGGTGGATCGCGCGCCGGGCGGCGCCATCGTCCACGCAACAGGACGGCCGTCACGCCAGGGCTACTGGGAGGCCGATCTGGTGCCGCTTTCGTCGCGCCCGGACGAGAACGGGGTGCTGGTCTTCGACTTCCGCGTCGCGCCGCCCCCCGGACCGACACGCATCGGCACCGCGCCTTCGCGCGAGGTCACGGCCGCGGCGTTCTTGACCGACCAGGCGTTGCAGGGCGTGCGCGCCGTCGTCGTGCGCGGAGCCCGAAACCAGCGGCGCGCGACGCGCTGAGCGACACAGCATCGAGGAGACCGACACCATGGTTCGACGCCAAGTTCCCGTCCTTTGCTCTGCGCTGGCCCTGACCGCGTGCCAGGCCGCCATTCCAGTATCCGACGAGACCGTCAGCGGCGGGATGACGCCCCCGGAATATGTGGCATGCGCACAGGTCCGCGCCGAACTTTCCGACGCCGACGCGGTGGCGCGCCGCTTCAGTGGCACCAACGTGACGGCCGAGGCGACCTATTGGCGCGCCCGGCAAGAACGGTTGATCGCGCGCGCCTACGAATGCCCACGCTGAGCGGCGCTTCGGCTCACAGACGGACCACCTCGACATTGCTGCCTTTCGCGGCAAGCGCGATTTCGCCGTCGCAAAGCCGCAGCGCATCTGCCCCGAACACCTCGTGACGCCAGCCCCGGAGTGCGGGCACGTCGCGCCGCCCCGCCGCGATCGCGTCGAGATCGGCGGCCGTGGCGATCAGCTTCTGCGCCACCCCTGCCTGCTCCGATTTCGCCTTCAAGAGCACTCGCAAGAGATCGGCCAGCGCCGGGTTCACCTGCATCTTGGCATTGCCGCCCGGCATCTTGGGATAGTCCTCGGGCGGGGTGTCCAGCGCCGCCGTCACCGCGGCGATGATGCCTTCGGCGATCTCGCCCCGCCGTGCCTCGCGCAGCAGCAAGCGGGAGCGCGACAGGTCCTCGAAGCTTCGCGGCTTGGTCGAGGCCAGTTCCAGGAGCGCGTCGTCCTTGAACACCCGGTTGCGCGGGATGTTGCGCGCCTGTGCATAGCCCTCGCGGAACCGGGCCAGTTCGCGCACCAGCGCAAGAAACTTGCCCGAATGGGTGCGCGTCTTGACGCGCTTCCACGCCTCGGACGGCTTGACGACATAGGTTTCGGGGTCGGTCAGCACACCCAGTTCCTCGCGCAGCCACTTGGCCCGGCCGGTGCGTTCGAGGTCGGCGGCAAGATGCTCGTAGATCACCCGCAGATGGGTGACATCGGCCAGTGCATAGGCCTTCTGCGCCTCGGACAAGGGCCGGCGCGACCAGTCGGTGAAGCGCGAGGTCTTATCCAAGCTCGCCTTGGCGATCTTGCGCACCAGCGTCTCGTAGCCGACCTGCTCGCCGAAGCCGCAAACCATCGCGGCGACCTGGGTGTCGAAGAGCGGCTCGGGAAAGACATTGCCTTCGGTGAAGAATATCTCGAGGTCCTGACGCGCCGCGTGGAACACCTTGACGACGCTTTCGTTGCGGAAAAGCGCATAAAGCGGGTCGAGCGAAAGGCTGCCTTCTAGCGGGTCGACCAGCACGGCCTCGCCGTCGGTGCCATCGGCGGACGGAATCGCCATCTGCACGAGACACAGCTTGGCGTAATAGGTGCGCTCGCGCAGGAACTCGGTATCGATCGTCACATAAGGCGCGTTCGCCGCGCGGTCGCAAAAGGCGACCAACGCCTCGGTCGTGGTCAATGTCTTCATGTCCGCCCGTGTCCTGCCGGCTTCATGCGTGCCCTCGACTGCCTCGCCACCTGCCCCCTGATAAAGAAAGCGCAAGCGGTTTGGAAGGGTCCACGGCGGGCGCGGCGCGCGCCGGTGTCAGGGCAGCGTCACCGGGCGCCGGTCGCCCGCGGCGAAACGGCGAAGCACGGCGGGGTACAGCCGGTGTTCCATAGGCAGAACCCGCGTGGCGAGGGCCTCGGGCGAGTCGCCCGGTAAGACCGGCACCCGCGCCTGGCCGAGGATCGGGCCGCCGTCGAGTTCGGCCGTCACTTCGTGCACGGTGCAGCCCGCCTCGGTATCGCCCGCCTCGATGGCGCGGCCATGGGTGTCGAGCCCGCGATATTTCGGAAGCAGCGAGGGATGGATGTTCAGCATGCGGCCCTGCCAACGGCCCACGAAGCCCTCGGTCAACACCCGCATGAACCCCGCAAGACAGAGAATGTCGGGTCGGGCCGCTTCAAGCTCTGCCTGCAGCGCCGCCTCGAACGCGGCGCGGTCCTTGCCGAAAGGCCGGTGATCGACGACTGCCGTGGGGATACCAAGGGCCGCTGCCCGGGCCAGCCCGCCCGCGCCGGGCACGTTCGACAGCACCAGCACCGGCCGCGCGGGGTGGTCGCCGACCATGCTCTCGGCCAGCGCGACCATGTTCGACCCGCTCCCCGAGACCAGGATCGCAACGCGCTTCACAACAGCCTGCCCCGGTAGGCGACCCCTGCGCCCGGCACGACGCGACCGATTTCGACCACTCTCTCGCCCATGCCCGCGAGGACTTCGGAAAGCGGACCGGCCCGATCGGGCGCCACCGCAAGCACCATGCCGATGCCGGCGTTGAAGGTCTTGAGCAGTTCGGACTCGTCCAGGCCGGCGGTCTGGGCAAGCCAGCGGAAAACCGGCGGCAGGTCCCAGGCCGACAGGTCAAGCTCGGCCCCCAGCCCCTCGGGCAGCACGCGGGGCAGGTTCTCGGTCAGGCCGCCGCCAGTGATATGCGCCAGCGCATGCACCCCGCCTTCCCGTATCGCAGCGAGCGCCGGCCGGACGTAAAGCCGTGTGGGCACCAGCAGAGCCTCGCCCAGGGGACCGTCGGCGAAGGGCGCAGGTGCATCCCAGCCGAGGCCCGCGACCACGACCACCCTGCGCACCAGCGAATAGCCGTTGGAGTGCACACCGTCCGACGCGAGGCCCAACAGGACGTCCCCCTCGGACACGCCGGCCGGCAGGTCCCTGCCGCGTTCCATCGCGCCCACGGCAAACCCGGCCAGGTCGAAATCGCCCGCGGCATACATTCCCGGCATCTCGGCCGTCTCGCCACCAATCAGCGCGCACCCCGCCCGCGCGCAACCCTCGGCAATGCCTTCGACCACGGCGGCCGCCGCGTCGACGGACAGCTTGCCGGTCGCGAAATAGTCCAGGAAGAAGAGGGGTTCCGCCCCCTGGCACACCAAGTCGTTCACGCACATCGCCACGAGGTCGATGCCCACCCCCGACAGCGCGCCGGTATCGATCGCGATGCGCAGCTTGGTACCGACGCCATCCGTGGCCGCGACGAGCACCGGGTCGGTATAGCCCGCCTCCCGGAGGTCGAAAAGCGCGCCGAAGCCGCCAAGCCCAGCCATCACGCCGGGCCGCGCCGTGCGCCTTGCGGCGGGCTTGATCCGATCAACCAGCCTGTTGCCCGCCTCGATATCCACCCCAGCCTCGGCATAGGTGAGGCCGTTCCTGCGCTCGCTCATCAAAGCCCTCCGTCCGGTCGCGGGCAGCGTTAGCCCATCGCCCCGGCGCTGTCCACGGCCGCGCTTGACGACCTCGGCGGGTCTGCTACTCAAGTGCCCACGGTCGGGCCTGTAGCTCAATTGGTTAGAGCAGAGCGCTCATAACGCTTTGGTTGGGGGTTCGAGTCCCTCCGGGCCTACCATTCCCGCCTTCAATGGCGCTCCGGTGTCTCGCCCTCGCGCTAGCCCCGCTCCCCAGCGAGCCCCTTCAGGATCGGGCAATCCGGCCGGTCGTCGCCCGCACAGGACTCCACCAGTTCCGAGAGCGTCGCCCGCATCGCGCGCAACTCGCCGATCTTGGCGTCGATCTGCGCAAGGTGGTCCCGGGCGATCCGCTTGACGTCGGCGCTCGCCCGGCCCTTGTCGGCATAAAGCGCCAGGAGCGCGCGGCATTCCTCGATGGTAAAGCCCAGGGACCGCGCCCGGGCCAGGAAGGCGAGGTTGTGCAGGTCTGTTTCGCAAAAGCGGCGATAGCCGTTCGCGTCGCGATGCGGCAGGATCAGGCCGATATCCTCGTAATAGCGGATCGTCTTGGCCGGAAGGCCGGTCCGCTCTGCCACCTGACCGATATTCATGCCAATCCCCCGGAGACCGGGCCAAGACGACGCAGCCGAAGCGCATTGCCAAGCACGAACAGGCTCGAAATCGCCATCGCGCCGGCCGCCAGCATCGGCGAGAGCAGTGTGCCG
This genomic window from Rhodovulum sp. ES.010 contains:
- the cueR gene encoding Cu(I)-responsive transcriptional regulator: MNIGQVAERTGLPAKTIRYYEDIGLILPHRDANGYRRFCETDLHNLAFLARARSLGFTIEECRALLALYADKGRASADVKRIARDHLAQIDAKIGELRAMRATLSELVESCAGDDRPDCPILKGLAGERG
- the purN gene encoding phosphoribosylglycinamide formyltransferase, encoding MKRVAILVSGSGSNMVALAESMVGDHPARPVLVLSNVPGAGGLARAAALGIPTAVVDHRPFGKDRAAFEAALQAELEAARPDILCLAGFMRVLTEGFVGRWQGRMLNIHPSLLPKYRGLDTHGRAIEAGDTEAGCTVHEVTAELDGGPILGQARVPVLPGDSPEALATRVLPMEHRLYPAVLRRFAAGDRRPVTLP
- the rnd gene encoding ribonuclease D, coding for MKTLTTTEALVAFCDRAANAPYVTIDTEFLRERTYYAKLCLVQMAIPSADGTDGEAVLVDPLEGSLSLDPLYALFRNESVVKVFHAARQDLEIFFTEGNVFPEPLFDTQVAAMVCGFGEQVGYETLVRKIAKASLDKTSRFTDWSRRPLSEAQKAYALADVTHLRVIYEHLAADLERTGRAKWLREELGVLTDPETYVVKPSEAWKRVKTRTHSGKFLALVRELARFREGYAQARNIPRNRVFKDDALLELASTKPRSFEDLSRSRLLLREARRGEIAEGIIAAVTAALDTPPEDYPKMPGGNAKMQVNPALADLLRVLLKAKSEQAGVAQKLIATAADLDAIAAGRRDVPALRGWRHEVFGADALRLCDGEIALAAKGSNVEVVRL
- the purM gene encoding phosphoribosylformylglycinamidine cyclo-ligase, which encodes MSERRNGLTYAEAGVDIEAGNRLVDRIKPAARRTARPGVMAGLGGFGALFDLREAGYTDPVLVAATDGVGTKLRIAIDTGALSGVGIDLVAMCVNDLVCQGAEPLFFLDYFATGKLSVDAAAAVVEGIAEGCARAGCALIGGETAEMPGMYAAGDFDLAGFAVGAMERGRDLPAGVSEGDVLLGLASDGVHSNGYSLVRRVVVVAGLGWDAPAPFADGPLGEALLVPTRLYVRPALAAIREGGVHALAHITGGGLTENLPRVLPEGLGAELDLSAWDLPPVFRWLAQTAGLDESELLKTFNAGIGMVLAVAPDRAGPLSEVLAGMGERVVEIGRVVPGAGVAYRGRLL